A single genomic interval of Musa acuminata AAA Group cultivar baxijiao chromosome BXJ3-4, Cavendish_Baxijiao_AAA, whole genome shotgun sequence harbors:
- the LOC135636534 gene encoding uncharacterized protein LOC135636534 isoform X1, whose amino-acid sequence MDKQVYQKRVKSGGRIFQRLACKQAPEDASSNDDKVPCNTPRGYTESTCVSLREGMASSSADNGDAFMSSGEYVRDHGSLLSLQPWIFKTGSYQRDEELVKPNDDCSEKCGYEMDGFMYNSLPEISPQSISLGYACGRGQSTIRARRSHRSSIKPLSSTENCLIPQLYDANFEIEEFVFSSFPSSTTPGLRPFIVTDESKIVNKSSFGSTGITFDSGMNKGNMKNMTGVSSLPELRTPKRKSRETPHDIVGPSNSRRSHMISHQKAPTLYPGLHDGIHIFSIGVSLGIISTVLSNRKEIENLNNMLKGSENLIQDLQEELDMKDAVTVKELANEACGHQKPVDSIAESIKSAIDQLPESYFPVEEKDEYDQLNFSKEESRSKIEAELEIELEKLELTMNRSSLNGTMLALGELDLDVVADVVYGELKADMLPGGVSEDQDDSASDSENTTNHIYNVNHAVSPRELSLRLHDVIQLRLEERIKELEDELQQTKKQLQSAESERLPSQRAFSSSDMESSSNQDSPTGIAGDTALAQPFCLNLAGDALDTYNEAYEEITRTANMVNNLPSTTNMTGELGHGLYSSERSFTWAMEVPKRCGRETKWEQNLKSTGLNDDHEILEIHTTNEDEYNDDEDDDEMKMLIEQILERTRQGSPIVLHAQSLLRCTLFTTSPK is encoded by the exons ATGGATAAGCAGGTATACCAGAAGAGAGTCAAATCTGGAGGtagaatttttcagcgattagcaTGCAAACAAGCCCCAGAAGATGCTTCTTCTAATGATGATAAAGTTCCTTGCAACACCCCTAGAGGTTATACGGAGTCAACATGCGTTTCTTTACGTGAGGGTATGGCTTCCAGTAGTGCTGATAATGGAGATGCCTTCATGAGTTCAGGGGAGTATGTGAGGGACCATGGTTCTCTTTTAAGTTTGCAGCCATGGATTTTCAAAACGGGAAGTTATCAGAGAGATGAGGAATTAGTGAAACCAAATGATGATTGTTCTGAGAAATGTGGGTATGAAATGGATGGTTTCATGTATAATTCTCTTCCAGAGATCTCTCCACAGAGTATTAGTCTGGGTTACGCGTGTGGTAGAGGTCAAAGCACTATTAGAGCCAGGCGCTCTCACCGCAGCTCAATTAAGCCGCTTTCTTCCACAGAGAACTGCCTAATCCCTCAACTTTACGATGCAAATTTTGAAATTGAAGAGTTTGTTTTCAGTTCGTTTCCTTCTTCCACCACACCAGGCTTGAGGCCCTTTATTGTAACAGATGAGAGCAAGATAGTTAACAAATCTAGTTTTGGATCTACAGGCATAACTTTTGATAGTGGAATGAACAAGGGGAATATGAAGAATATGACAGGGGTTTCTTCTCTTCCTGAGTTGAGGACACCAAAAAGaaagagtagggagacaccacatGATATTGTGGGACCTTCCAACAGTCGAAGATCACACATGATCTCCCATCAAAAAG CACCGACATTGTACCCAGGTTTGCATGATGGAATACATATCTTCTCTATTGGAGTCAGCCTTGGAATCATATCCACTGTGCTATCAAATAGAAAAGAAATAGAGAATTTAAACAACATGTTGAAGGGTTCGGAGAACTTGATTCAAGATTTGCAAGAGGAGTTGGATATGAAAGATGCCGTAACTGTTAAAGAATTGGCTAATGAAGCTTGTGGGCACCAAAAACCAGTTGACAGCATTGCTGAATCAATTAAATCTGCCATTGATCAACTTCCAGAATCCTATTTTCCTGTAGAGGAAAAAGATGAATATGACCAGCTAAATTTCTCTAAGGAAGAGTCAAGGAGTAAGATTGAAGCAGAGCTTGAGATTGAACTGGAGAAACTGGAACTGACCATGAACAGGTCAAGTCTGAACGGAACAATGTTAGCACTTGGTGAG CTTGATCTGGATGTAGTTGCTGATGTCGTATATGGGGAACTAAAGGCAGATATGCTCCCCGGTGGGGTTTCTGAGGACCAGGATGATAGTGCAAGTGACAGCGAGAACACTACAAACCATATCTACAATGTCAACCATGCAGTTTCACCACGAGAGCTTAGCTTACGCCTGCACGATGTGATCCAACTCAGGCTAGAAGAAAGAATCAAAGAGCTAGAGGATGAGCTTCAGCAAACCAAGAAGCAACTTCAGTCGGCAGAATCCGAGCGCCTTCCTTCGCAAAGGGCCTTCTCAAGCAGCGACATGGAATCTTCCTCCAACCAGGACAGCCCAACGGGTATTGCCGGAGACACGGCTTTGGCTCAGCCATTTTGCTTGAACCTTGCTGGAGATGCTCTAGACACGTACAATGAAGCTTATGAAGAGATCACACGGACAGCCAACATGGTGAACAACTTGCCATCCACGACTAACATGACTGGTGAACTTGGACATGGCTTATATTCATCTGAACGGAGTTTTACATGGGCAATGGAAGTGCCAAAACGTTGCGGGAGGGAGACTAAGTGGGAGCAAAATCTGAAGAGCACGGGATTGAACGATGATCATGAGATTCTTGAGATCCATACGACGAATGAAGATGAATATAACGATGATGAAGATGACGACGAAATGAAAATGTTAATCGAACAAATTTTAGAGCGAACAAGGCAAGGCTCACCAATTGTACTACATGCACAAAG CTTGTTGAGATGCACTCTCTTTACAACAAGCCCCAAGTGA
- the LOC135636536 gene encoding presenilin-like protein At2g29900 yields the protein MAEANPNSNPGVLETLGEEIVRIVAPVSACMLLVVLLVTALSSSSGGGLASIATIAYSDDSSDSFWDKLKGALLSSLSFVVLITLLTFVIVLLFYLRCTRFLKSYMAFSSLVVLAFLGGEVFLLLISRFYVPIDVVTFSLLLFNFAVVGVLAVFLAKVPIMVNQGYLVIIGVLVAYWFTLLPEWTTWALLIAMSLYDLAAVLLPGGPLRLLVELAISRDEELPALVYEARPVEHLPGAGRRLWRERRDLASNSSSNSNNLEAGDPASQDTSLVIAEEGPSVSALTAPFLQQQLERHGEVELEGIGLSSSGAIKLGLGDFIFYSVLVGRAALYDFMTVYACYLAIMSGLGITLLLLAFYRKALPALPVSIALGIIFYLLTRASLEVFMVQCSTNLLMF from the coding sequence ATGGCTGAAGCAAACCCTAATTCCAACCCGGGCGTCCTCGAAACGCTGGGCGAGGAGATCGTCCGCATCGTCGCCCCCGTCTCCGCCTGCATGCTCCTCGTCGTCCTCCTCGTCACTGCCCTTTCCTCTTCCTCGGGCGGCGGCCTCGCCTCCATCGCCACCATCGCCTATTCCGATGACTCCTCCGACTCCTTCTGGGACAAGCTCAAGGGCGCCCTCCTCAGCTCCCTCTCCTTCGTCGTCCTCATCACCCTCCTCACCTTCGTCATCGTCCTCCTCTTCTACCTCCGCTGCACTCGATTCCTCAAGTCCTACATGGCCTTCTCCTCCTTAGTCGTCCTCGCCTTTCTCGGCGGTGAGGTCTTCCTGCTGCTCATCTCGCGCTTCTACGTCCCCATTGACGTCGTCACCTTCTCGCTGCTCTTGTTCAATTTCGCCGTTGTTGGAGTTCTGGCCGTATTCTTGGCGAAAGTTCCGATCATGGTCAACCAGGGGTATTTGGTGATCATCGGGGTTCTCGTCGCCTACTGGTTCACTCTCCTTCCGGAGTGGACCACCTGGGCGCTTCTGATTGCCATGTCTTTGTACGATTTAGCTGCTGTTCTGTTGCCGGGCGGACCCTTGAGATTGCTTGTGGAGCTTGCCATCTCGAGGGACGAGGAGTTACCGGCATTGGTCTATGAGGCAAGGCCCGTGGAGCATCTCCCGGGGGCGGGTAGGAGGCTGTGGAGAGAAAGAAGGGATCTTGCTTCTAATTCAAGTTCGAACTCAAATAATTTGGAAGCTGGAGATCCTGCATCGCAGGACACAAGTCTGGTTATTGCCGAAGAAGGGCCATCCGTTTCAGCATTGACGGCACCTTTCCTACAACAGCAATTGGAAAGGCATGGAGAAGTGGAACTTGAAGGAATTGGGTTGAGTTCATCAGGTGCAATCAAGCTGGGGCTTggagattttatattttatagtgtGTTGGTGGGGAGAGCAGCACTGTACGATTTCATGACAGTGTATGCTTGTTATCTTGCAATCATGTCTGGGCTGGGTATCACTTTGTTGCTCTTAGCATTTTATCGCAAGGCATTGCCAGCTCTGCCAGTGTCCATAGCACTTGGTATAATCTTCTATCTCTTGACGAGGGCTTCATTGGAAGTGTTTATGGTCCAGTGTTCCACAAATCTATTGATGTTCTAG
- the LOC135636535 gene encoding exocyst complex component EXO70E2-like: MAGCVSVGAAQVEGRHVVMQEETVNLTDEMAEMIADLGIQYSNLTIAEEVGICDIEEQLKELEKKILRWDADKSMICLQDVTEVRELGEVLGLLYSSNKDEKHYELLKFAKSILQMAMEMLEDELVELLRQCCQPVEPDITSFHSAEDDNVDNFSSSSFDDESVGGISHGDTIRESENDVTSSIQHGLVSNIISISNLMFLSNYDKECCQAYIAVRKEALEEYLSVLQIDKFSISEVFKMEWKQLNHMINKWKQAMCAFIQDFLARERHLCNLVFGKLPRSARESCFVEISKSSILQLLGIAMAIAIAPPKPERLFQILNTYEVLNDLLVRMEHFFPEDYGSCVLTECDEVLLRLKESVSGTIEEFKNNIQSNRSSTAFAGGGVHHLTKYVMNYIKALSAYSETLGLILEDQQGADQSSSTEDGGRKTSLDQSPLSWHLKSLTTILETNLDHKSQLYNDVSLRNIFMMNNICYMVDKVKLSNLRNFFGDEWIRVHIRKFHVHEQKYERASWTSVLSFLRAEGLHKPGCSIPSLTVLKDRFRGFNHAFEEVYKAQTAWFVPNDGLREDLRISVSAQLIQAYRIFEGRYASHLDGERHRERYIKYSPDDLEEYLLDLFEGSPKSLQSQRRR, translated from the coding sequence ATGGCAGGGTGTGTGTCTGTTGGAGCTGCTCAGGTGGAAGGAAGGCATGTTGTGATGCAGGAAGAGACTGTAAACCTTACTGATGAGATGGCAGAAATGATTGCAGATCTTGGTATCCAGTACTCGAACTTGACAATTGCAGAAGAAGTAGGAATCTGTGACATTGAAGAGCAGTTGaaggaattggagaagaagatccTCAGATGGGATGCTGATAAGTCGATGATATGCTTACAGGATGTGACTGAAGTTCGGGAACTTGGTGAAGTACTCGGACTACTGTATTCGAGCAACAAAGATGAAAAACATTATGAACTCCTGAAGTTTGCTAAAAGCATTCTTCAGATGGCTATGGAAATGCTCGAGGATGAGTTGGTTGAGCTTCTCAGACAATGTTGCCAACCTGTGGAGCCTGACATCACATCATTTCATTCTGCAGAAGATGACAATGTGGACAATTTCTCAAGCAGCTCTTTTGACGACGAATCTGTTGGGGGCATATCTCATGGTGATACCATCAGAGAGTCGGAGAATGATGTTACCAGTTCAATCCAGCATGGTCTAGTTTCTAATATCATCTCCATTTCAAATTTAATGTTCCTATCCAATTATGACAAGGAATGTTGTCAGGCCTATATAGCAGTCAGAAAGGAAGCACTTGAGGAGTACCTCTCAGTTCTCCAAATAGACAAATTTAGCATCAGCGAAGTGTTCAAAATGGAGTGGAAGCAATTGAATCACATGATAAATAAATGGAAACAAGCAATGTGTGCATTCATTCAGGACTTTCTTGCCAGGGAAAGACACCTCTGTAATCTTGTCTTTGGGAAGCTTCCAAGATCAGCAAGGGAATCTTGCTTTGTCGAGATCTCAAAGAGTTCGATTCTTCAACTTCTCGGCATTGCTATGGCCATAGCCATTGCACCTCCGAAGCCAGAAAGGCTATTTCAGATACTTAATACCTATGAGGTTTTGAATGATCTTCTTGTGCGCATGGAGCATTTCTTCCCAGAAGACTATGGATCTTGCGTGCTAACTGAATGCGATGAAGTTTTGCTGAGGTTGAAGGAATCTGTGAGTGGGACCATAGAggagttcaaaaataatattCAATCAAATAGATCATCcactgcatttgcaggaggcggaGTCCATCATCTTACAAAGTATGTCATGAACTACATCAAAGCGCTTTCCGCTTACAGTGAGACCCTTGGTCTGATTCTTGAGGACCAACAAGGTGCCGACCAATCTTCATCTACAGAAGATGGTGGTAGAAAGACTTCTTTGGATCAGTCCCCTCTGTCTTGGCATCTGAAGTCACTGACCACAATTTTGGAAACAAATCTTGATCATAAATCACAACTTTACAATGATGTTTCTCTGcgaaatatttttatgatgaacAACATCTGTTACATGGTTGACAAAGTTAAACTTTCTAACCTCAGAAACTTCTTTGGTGATGAATGGATTCGTGTGCACATCAGGAAGTTCCATGTGCATGAACAGAAATACGAGAGAGCCTCATGGACTTCTGTTCTCTCTTTCCTGAGGGCAGAGGGGCTTCACAAGCCAGGTTGTAGCATTCCTTCCTTGACAGTTCTTAAGGACAGGTTCAGAGGCTTCAACCATGCATTTGAAGAGGTTTATAAGGCTCAGACAGCATGGTTTGTTCCTAATGATGGACTCCGAGAAGATCTGAGGATTTCCGTATCTGCCCAGTTGATACAAGCGTACCGAATATTTGAAGGTAGGTATGCTAGCCATCTGGATGGTGAGAGACATCGAGAAAGGTACATCAAATACTCCCCAGATGACTTAGAGGAATACTTGCTAGATCTTTTTGAAGGGTCCCCAAAATCTTTGCAGAGTCAACGAAGAAGGTGA
- the LOC103982905 gene encoding LRR receptor-like serine/threonine-protein kinase RPK2 → MNLRRRIHAGTLASSFVFLLLAVIYFRGCGAELDAREAERSALLQFKRSVSADPAELLHGWNSSVDHCFWPGVACDGRYRVVSVNISAKGGSFPLPCARFGPYRRSCGDPGRRLAGRLSAAVGSLSELRVLSLPFHGFDGEIPVGIWGLENLQVLDLEGNSISGSLPSRLPRWLRVLNLASNSIEGEIRPSLSRCIDLETLDLSGNEINGTIPKFLGGLCKLRELYLSFNRLGGSIPDEIGYGCRSLQILDLAGNLLVGSIPSNLGSCTELQVLLLFSNLLDGYIPSDLGRLNKLQVMDVSRNSLSGTVPAELGNCLELSVIVLLNLYEPVLQEAASNSVDMDEFNYFQGRLSENITALPKLRVLWAPRAMFQGEIPGNWGTCESLEMLNLGQNLFTGQIPKVFGQCKNLRFLNLSSNSLTGWLDKELPVPCMDVFDISWNRLSASIPRFTYKECPSSQFPLDDMSLAYTSFFAYKSRTGVDFPILETDGEFLIYHNFGKNDFKGTLPFLPLASHRYGNQTVYAFIANGNHLFGSLNALILEKCNKVNRLIMDLSNNMVHGVVSSEVGAVCSSLVVLDVSNNQISGTIPASFGLLWKLVNLDMSRNWLQGKIPDSIKQLKSLTYLSLASNNLSGHIPFGMDQLQSLKVLDLSSNSLTGYIPSDLVKMTNLTALLLNDNKLSGSIPSALANKTSLIKFNISVNNLSGPLPLNASTLRCDSVFGNPLLQPCHTYSLSVPSSDLQGSSQNPQAYTDSPPGSTPNDSGNSGFSSIEIASIASAAAIVSVLLSLIVLYIYTRKCAPRSSVRSSGRKEVAIFVDIGVPLTYESVARATGGFNASNCIGSGGFGATYKAEISPGVLVAIKRLAVGRFQGVQQFHAEIKTLGRWRHPNLVTLIGYHVSDSEMFLIYNYLPGGNLERFIQERSRRPVDWRMLHKIALDIACALAYLHEQCVPRILHRDVKPSNILLDNEFNAYLSDFGLARLLGNSETHATTGVAGTFGYVAPEYAMTCRVSDKADVYSYGVVLLELISDKKALDPSFSPYGNGFNIVTWACMLLQKGRAREFFTDGLWDVAPHDDLVETLHLGVKCTVDSLSIRPTMKQVVKLLKELQPPHFGLG, encoded by the coding sequence ATGAACCTCCGCCGGAGAATCCACGCCGGAACCCTCGCCTCTTCCTTCGTCTTCCTGCTCTTGGCCGTGATCTACTTCCGCGGCTGCGGCGCCGAGCTGGACGCCCGTGAGGCGGAGAGATCCGCGCTTCTTCAGTTCAAGCGCTCCGTCTCGGCCGACCCCGCCGAGCTACTCCATGGCTGGAATAGCTCCGTGGACCACTGCTTCTGGCCCGGCGTCGCGTGCGACGGCCGGTACCGGGTCGTGTCCGTCAACATCTCCGCGAAAGGCGGATCCTTTCCGCTCCCCTGCGCTCGATTTGGCCCGTATCGGCGGAGCTGCGGTGACCCTGGTCGGAGGCTAGCTGGAAGGCTGAGCGCCGCTGTCGGGAGCCTCTCCGAGCTCAGGGTGCTCTCTTTGCCGTTCCATGGCTTTGATGGCGAGATCCCGGTCGGGATCTGGGGGTTGGAGAATCTGCAAGTGCTTGATCTCGAAGGTAACTCGATTTCGGGTAGCCTGCCCTCGCGTCTCCCTCGCTGGTTGCGTGTGCTAAATCTGGCTTCCAATTCGATCGAAGGTGAGATCCGGCCCTCGCTCTCGAGATGTATCGACTTAGAAACCCTAGACCTCTCTGGCAACGAGATCAATGGAACGATTCCGAAATTTCTTGGTGGCTTATGTAAACTTAGAGAGCTGTATCTCTCTTTTAATCGGCTTGGTGGGTCGATTCCTGATGAGATTGGATACGGGTGCCGGAGTCTCCAGATACTTGACTTGGCTGGAAATCTATTGGTCGGAAGCATTCCGTCCAATTTAGGCAGCTGCACTGAGCTGCAAGTTCTGTTGCTGTTTTCCAACCTTTTGGATGGATATATTCCTTCTGATCTTGGGCGATTGAACAAGCTGCAAGTTATGGATGTGTCAAGGAACAGTCTGAGCGGAACCGTACCTGCGGAGCTAGGGAACTGCTTAGAATTATCCGTCATTGTTCTTCTGAATCTATATGAACCGGTGCTGCAGGAAGCAGCTTCTAATTCTGTTGATATGGATGAATTCAATTATTTCCAAGGTAGACTTTCTGAAAACATCACTGCTCTGCCGAAGCTTAGGGTGCTTTGGGCCCCAAGGGCAATGTTTCAAGGTGAGATTCCTGGAAATTGGGGTACCTGTGAGAGCTTAGAAATGCTTAATTTGGGCCAGAATCTTTTCACAGGACAGATACCTAAAGTGTTCGGCCAGTGCAAAAATCTTAGGTTTCTTAATCTGAGCTCAAACAGCTTGACGGGTTGGCTTGACAAGGAGCTTCCCGTGCCTTGTATGGACGTCTTTGATATCAGTTGGAATCGATTGTCTGCCTCGATCCCAAGGTTTACTTACAAAGAATGCCCTTCATCTCAGTTCCCGTTAGATGACATGTCCTTAGCTTACACTTCATTCTTTGCTTATAAGAGTCGCACAGGAGTTGACTTCCCTATTCTTGAAACTGATGGTGAATTTCTTATATATCATAATTTTGGAAAGAATGATTTTAAAGGTACTCTGCCTTTTTTACCATTGGCCTCTCATAGGTATGGTAACCAGACTGTTTATGCATTTATAGCTAATGGGAACCATCTCTTTGGATCACTGAATGCTTTAATTTTAGAGAAGTGCAACAAAGTGAACCGTCTGATCATGGACTTAAGCAACAACATGGTACATGGGGTGGTGTCATCAGAAGTAGGTGCAGTGTGCAGTTCTCTTGTTGTTCTGGATGTATCTAATAATCAGATTTCAGGAACAATCCCAGCTAGTTTTGGGTTATTGTGGAAGCTTGTTAATCTGGATATGAGTAGGAATTGGCTGCAGGGCAAGATACCTGACAGTATTAAGCAGTTAAAAAGCTTGACTTATCTCTCATTAGCGAGTAACAATTTAAGTGGTCACATTCCTTTTGGCATGGATCAGTTGCAATCTCTCAAGGTTCTGGATCTCTCATCAAATTCCCTCACTGGTTATATTCCTAGTGATCTCGTGAAGATGACTAATCTCACTGCTCTTTTACTCAACGACAACAAGCTCTCTGGGAGTATTCCTTCTGCTCTTGCTAATAAGACATCACTCATTAAGTTCAACATTTCAGTCAACAATTTGTCTGGACCATTGCCTTTGAATGCCAGTACACTGAGATGTGACAGTGTCTTTGGGAACCCTTTACTCCAGCCCTGTCATACATACTCTCTCTCTGTTCCATCATCTGATCTGCAAGGGAGTAGCCAGAACCCGCAAGCATATACTGACTCACCACCAGGTAGCACTCCAAATGATAGCGGCAATAGTGGCTTTAGTTCTATTGAAATTGCTTCAATTGCTTCAGCAGCCGCCATAGTATCAGTCCTCCTATCTTTGATAGTCCTCTATATTTACACAAGGAAGTGTGCACCTAGGTCCTCTGTTAGGTCATCTGGAAGAAAAGAAGTGGCAATTTTTGTTGATATTGGGGTTCCACTGACTTATGAGAGTGTTGCACGAGCCACCGGGGGTTTTAATGCGAGCAACTGCATTGGAAGTGGAGGCTTTGGGGCCACATACAAGGCTGAGATTTCACCAGGTGTGCTGGTGGCTATAAAGAGACTTGCAGTAGGAAGGTTCCAAGGTGTTCAGCAGTTCCATGCAGAGATCAAGACACTTGGAAGATGGCGGCATCCTAATCTCGTGACTTTAATAGGTTACCATGTTAGTGACTCTGAGATGTTTCTGATATATAATTATCTTCCAGGAGGTAATTTGGAGAGATTTATACAAGAAAGGTCGAGAAGACCTGTGGATTGGAGGATGCTTCACAAGATTGCTCTAGACATTGCATGTGCACTTGCTTATCTGCATGAACAATGTGTTCCCCGTATCCTCCACCGGGATGTTAAGCCTAGCAATATATTATTGGACAATGAATTCAATGCCTATCTCTCTGATTTTGGATTGGCTAGGCTTCTAGGGAATTCTGAGACCCATGCAACCACTGGTGTGGCTGGGACATTTGGTTATGTCGCTCCTGAGTATGCCATGACATGTCGTGTTTCTGATAAAGCAGATGTATATAGCTACGGTGTGGTGCTTTTGGAATTAATTTCAGACAAGAAAGCACTGGATCCATCCTTCTCTCCATATGGGAATGGTTTCAACATAGTTACTTGGGCATGCATGCTGCTGCAAAAAGGCCGGGCTCGTGAATTTTTCACTGATGGGCTGTGGGATGTGGCTCCACATGATGATTTAGTGGAGACTTTACACTTGGGTGTCAAGTGTACTGTTGATTCACTTTCTATTAGGCCCACAATGAAGCAAGTTGTTAAACTGTTAAAGGAACTCCAACCTCCACATTTTGGGCTTGGTTGA
- the LOC135636534 gene encoding uncharacterized protein LOC135636534 isoform X2 codes for MDKQVYQKRVKSGGRIFQRLACKQAPEDASSNDDKVPCNTPRGYTESTCVSLREGMASSSADNGDAFMSSGEYVRDHGSLLSLQPWIFKTGSYQRDEELVKPNDDCSEKCGYEMDGFMYNSLPEISPQSISLGYACGRGQSTIRARRSHRSSIKPLSSTENCLIPQLYDANFEIEEFVFSSFPSSTTPGLRPFIVTDESKIVNKSSFGSTGITFDSGMNKGNMKNMTGVSSLPELRTPKRKSRETPHDIVGPSNSRRSHMISHQKGLHDGIHIFSIGVSLGIISTVLSNRKEIENLNNMLKGSENLIQDLQEELDMKDAVTVKELANEACGHQKPVDSIAESIKSAIDQLPESYFPVEEKDEYDQLNFSKEESRSKIEAELEIELEKLELTMNRSSLNGTMLALGELDLDVVADVVYGELKADMLPGGVSEDQDDSASDSENTTNHIYNVNHAVSPRELSLRLHDVIQLRLEERIKELEDELQQTKKQLQSAESERLPSQRAFSSSDMESSSNQDSPTGIAGDTALAQPFCLNLAGDALDTYNEAYEEITRTANMVNNLPSTTNMTGELGHGLYSSERSFTWAMEVPKRCGRETKWEQNLKSTGLNDDHEILEIHTTNEDEYNDDEDDDEMKMLIEQILERTRQGSPIVLHAQSLLRCTLFTTSPK; via the exons ATGGATAAGCAGGTATACCAGAAGAGAGTCAAATCTGGAGGtagaatttttcagcgattagcaTGCAAACAAGCCCCAGAAGATGCTTCTTCTAATGATGATAAAGTTCCTTGCAACACCCCTAGAGGTTATACGGAGTCAACATGCGTTTCTTTACGTGAGGGTATGGCTTCCAGTAGTGCTGATAATGGAGATGCCTTCATGAGTTCAGGGGAGTATGTGAGGGACCATGGTTCTCTTTTAAGTTTGCAGCCATGGATTTTCAAAACGGGAAGTTATCAGAGAGATGAGGAATTAGTGAAACCAAATGATGATTGTTCTGAGAAATGTGGGTATGAAATGGATGGTTTCATGTATAATTCTCTTCCAGAGATCTCTCCACAGAGTATTAGTCTGGGTTACGCGTGTGGTAGAGGTCAAAGCACTATTAGAGCCAGGCGCTCTCACCGCAGCTCAATTAAGCCGCTTTCTTCCACAGAGAACTGCCTAATCCCTCAACTTTACGATGCAAATTTTGAAATTGAAGAGTTTGTTTTCAGTTCGTTTCCTTCTTCCACCACACCAGGCTTGAGGCCCTTTATTGTAACAGATGAGAGCAAGATAGTTAACAAATCTAGTTTTGGATCTACAGGCATAACTTTTGATAGTGGAATGAACAAGGGGAATATGAAGAATATGACAGGGGTTTCTTCTCTTCCTGAGTTGAGGACACCAAAAAGaaagagtagggagacaccacatGATATTGTGGGACCTTCCAACAGTCGAAGATCACACATGATCTCCCATCAAAAAG GTTTGCATGATGGAATACATATCTTCTCTATTGGAGTCAGCCTTGGAATCATATCCACTGTGCTATCAAATAGAAAAGAAATAGAGAATTTAAACAACATGTTGAAGGGTTCGGAGAACTTGATTCAAGATTTGCAAGAGGAGTTGGATATGAAAGATGCCGTAACTGTTAAAGAATTGGCTAATGAAGCTTGTGGGCACCAAAAACCAGTTGACAGCATTGCTGAATCAATTAAATCTGCCATTGATCAACTTCCAGAATCCTATTTTCCTGTAGAGGAAAAAGATGAATATGACCAGCTAAATTTCTCTAAGGAAGAGTCAAGGAGTAAGATTGAAGCAGAGCTTGAGATTGAACTGGAGAAACTGGAACTGACCATGAACAGGTCAAGTCTGAACGGAACAATGTTAGCACTTGGTGAG CTTGATCTGGATGTAGTTGCTGATGTCGTATATGGGGAACTAAAGGCAGATATGCTCCCCGGTGGGGTTTCTGAGGACCAGGATGATAGTGCAAGTGACAGCGAGAACACTACAAACCATATCTACAATGTCAACCATGCAGTTTCACCACGAGAGCTTAGCTTACGCCTGCACGATGTGATCCAACTCAGGCTAGAAGAAAGAATCAAAGAGCTAGAGGATGAGCTTCAGCAAACCAAGAAGCAACTTCAGTCGGCAGAATCCGAGCGCCTTCCTTCGCAAAGGGCCTTCTCAAGCAGCGACATGGAATCTTCCTCCAACCAGGACAGCCCAACGGGTATTGCCGGAGACACGGCTTTGGCTCAGCCATTTTGCTTGAACCTTGCTGGAGATGCTCTAGACACGTACAATGAAGCTTATGAAGAGATCACACGGACAGCCAACATGGTGAACAACTTGCCATCCACGACTAACATGACTGGTGAACTTGGACATGGCTTATATTCATCTGAACGGAGTTTTACATGGGCAATGGAAGTGCCAAAACGTTGCGGGAGGGAGACTAAGTGGGAGCAAAATCTGAAGAGCACGGGATTGAACGATGATCATGAGATTCTTGAGATCCATACGACGAATGAAGATGAATATAACGATGATGAAGATGACGACGAAATGAAAATGTTAATCGAACAAATTTTAGAGCGAACAAGGCAAGGCTCACCAATTGTACTACATGCACAAAG CTTGTTGAGATGCACTCTCTTTACAACAAGCCCCAAGTGA